The DNA window TGCCTAATCAGCTAGCTAAGAGGAAACAGAATACACTGTATATGAGCATTGGCTGTATAATATGATATGGTCACAATGGCTCAAATGACATTAAATGTAACTGAGCAAAACTGACACACAGGGCTAATAAAGAGCATCAGAGTCCTTGTCTGATTCACCTGTAGGCAGATTTTAGGGTGTCAGACTTGGCATAGAAGTGGCAGCCTCCGAACACATACAGCTGGCCCCCTAGAACCCCCAGGCCATGCCGAAACCGGGGCGGGTCGGGCATTTCTCCCAGAAGCCTCCATTCCACGTCCTTGACCAGGCCGATGTGATTGCGCAGGGCGTGGGCAAACCACAGCTGCCGGCTGGGCCGCCTCTGGCCCGAATCGGGGTCCAGCCAGTCCCCCCCAACCAGGACCAGAGTCTGCCTGGGACACCTCACCCTGCAAACCTCCCGTGAATCTGAGGATGCGAACCCAAACCTGGAGAACGAGGCTCCGTAGAGCTCCACCCCCTCTGacccgctggccccgcccacctctaTCTGCAGCTCCACGGCCCGCACCTCTCGGAACTCCCGGAAGGTCATGAGCGGGAAGCGGACGGCGGCCATCACCTCTGCGGCCCGGGCCAGGCGGGCGGGGTCAGCCTGCAGCCAGGCAACCGCGGCGCGGAACACGGTCAGCTCCGAAGGAGTGCAGAGCGCATCGCTGCCCAGCACCGCCAGCACACGGTCCACCGGGAGGTCCAGGAACTTGGGCGTGACCGCTACTTCCTGGAAGCGGCTGAGGAGGAAGTCATCGGCCTCCTCCTGCAGGTCATGTATCCCATAAGCCTCGGCGAAGGCGGCTACGTCCAGGCATGAGCGGGCGTCCAGGTGACTGCGCAGGAAGTGCAGACAGAGCGGCAGCGCCGggcgcagctgcagctgcagggctgTGGAGGCCTTCTCAAATACGCTGTCCCACCCCAGGCATAGCTGCCCCGTGTAGCAGCAGCTCAGCAGctccccaaaccccgccccctccagggCCCTTAGCTCCACCTGGTCCTGCCGGGACTCCCTCATCCCACTGCAGAACATGCCCCGGAAGTACTCACTGCAGGCCGCCAGGAGCACCCTGTGGGCTGGGGCACAGGAAGCGAGAAGAGGCAGGGGCAGAAAttgagaagggggaggggcaggacgcgagaagggggaggggcaggaagcgagaaggaggaggggcaggaagtgagaagggagaggggcaggAAGTGCGAAGGGTGAAGGATGTTCTTATATGCATAAACATAACATATACATTGCTCTCCAGAATTATTGGTGCCAGCAATTAACATGAGCAATGAAGGTTGCATAACATTCACATTATTGtttatcaaatgttttctttgctcagaaatctttaacacaaaaaagttttattctgaaaaacgtGTCCCTGAAGAATATGTGCCACTTCCTGGAACCTCTGTATTTAATACTTTGGGCACCCTCTCTTTGCCAGGATAACAGCAATGAGTCTTCTCTTATAATGCTTGATGAGGAGAACAGGGATCTGAGACCATTCCTCCATACAGAATCTCTTTAGACCCTTCAGAGTCCTTAGTCCTCACTCTCCTCTTCAGCTCTTCCCACAGGCCTCTATGGGGTTAGGGTCTGGGGGTGGCTATTGCAAAACCTTGATTATGTGGTCAATGAaccatttttgtgtgaatttggaGGTATGgtttggatcattgtcctgctggaagatccAACCATGACCGAGTTTTAGCCTGCTGGTAGAGGCAGCCAGATTTAGATCTAAAATCTCCTGGTATTTGATGGAGTCCATGATGCCCACCTCAGGTGTTTGCTGCCACAAAACTACTTTcgtctcatctgaccatagaGCCTGGCTCCATTCGAAGTTACAGGGATGTGTACCAACCTCTGCGTGCTTACGTTTGTGGATTTAAGACAGCAGAGGTTTTCTTCTGGTAGGCCTTCCAAATAGCTCGTTGGCATTGAGGTGGTGTGTAATTGTGGAGACTTGGTGACCCCAGGATCCAACCAATTCCTGAGGTTCTCCAACTCTGATTATTTGAGAATCGTTTACCTCGGGAAGCGTCCTCTTCACTGGGGCAATATACACTTGAGTCCGCTTCACTTGGGCAATACACTTGAGTATATGAAGGTCAACAACCTTTTatctcatttcatttgtgtattCTCTCATCTTCCCCATGTTAATGGATGACTAA is part of the Anguilla anguilla isolate fAngAng1 chromosome 7, fAngAng1.pri, whole genome shotgun sequence genome and encodes:
- the si:ch211-63p21.8 gene encoding kelch-like protein 33 isoform X3, encoding MFCSGMRESRQDQVELRALEGAGFGELLSCCYTGQLCLGWDSVFEKASTALQLQLRPALPLCLHFLRSHLDARSCLDVAAFAEAYGIHDLQEEADDFLLSRFQEVAVTPKFLDLPVDRVLAVLGSDALCTPSELTVFRAAVAWLQADPARLARAAEVMAAVRFPLMTFREFREVRAVELQIEVGGASGSEGVELYGASFSRFGFASSDSREVCRVRCPRQTLVLVGGDWLDPDSGQRRPSRQLWFAHALRNHIGLVKDVEWRLLGEMPDPPRFRHGLGVLGGQLYVFGGCHFYAKSDTLKSAYRYNPVQDRWQRLADMQENRSNFSLVEREGRFYAIGGDRDINNNMDSVACYCPNTDCWR
- the si:ch211-63p21.8 gene encoding kelch-like protein 33 isoform X2, giving the protein MSNQREFRDCSILCFTETWLCGSATYGLIDVDGFPLVRADMGIRSAHRVLLAACSEYFRGMFCSGMRESRQDQVELRALEGAGFGELLSCCYTGQLCLGWDSVFEKASTALQLQLRPALPLCLHFLRSHLDARSCLDVAAFAEAYGIHDLQEEADDFLLSRFQEVAVTPKFLDLPVDRVLAVLGSDALCTPSELTVFRAAVAWLQADPARLARAAEVMAAVRFPLMTFREFREVRAVELQIEVGGASGSEGVELYGASFSRFGFASSDSREVCRVRCPRQTLVLVGGDWLDPDSGQRRPSRQLWFAHALRNHIGLVKDVEWRLLGEMPDPPRFRHGLGVLGGQLYVFGGCHFYAKSDTLKSAYRYNPVQDRWQRLADMQENRSNFSLVEREGRFYAIGGDRDINNNMDSVACYCPNTDCWR